The Papaver somniferum cultivar HN1 chromosome 3, ASM357369v1, whole genome shotgun sequence genome includes a region encoding these proteins:
- the LOC113360344 gene encoding uncharacterized protein LOC113360344 gives MSLVISGSEIAKAWEKEVHGSPGFKLLKKLQFTRIALSKWNKAHFSDINQKVDMLRHQLNEIQQLPHSAANTSKAFEVNEELKKWHRIQHDFHKQKSRDNFLKDMNNNTKEDLSNLLTKHFKEISTTTSPVIQEQYYNLLSTVITNEDNRLLLISPTNDEIFKNLKSMDNWLAPVPEGFQAGFFLKLNGIQLVQRSLNVAHLSKEIKGIKAARRTPPINHLLFADDCLIFTQANLTSVNNLKQLPHDFNSQSGQVINFDKSSILFNNNMDHDVCNTLKNILGVNYMDKNEKYLGLHFLLEDLKLSSWNIINLGQAGRTTMVKSLLYSVPLYQMSTFKNPKKLIKKLDSQRIKFWWGHKGKRGTKFISWQKLCIPKDLGGLAFKDLEMMNHALLKKLAWGISNQEDQLVTQMDSKPTPRDPCHLSYNLVNELILPDSAAWNVPLLNTLFPSEVVDKIKLMIISPIEKDVVRWKPTKDGIFTVNSAYNNLVEHIVNRQAALSTVPKNTWKDLWKMKLPHTIKLFIWKC, from the exons ATGTCTTTGGTCATATCCGGATCCG AGATTGCCAAAGCTTGGGAGAAAGAAGTGCATGGGTCTCCTGGTTTCAAACTTCTCAAGAAACTGCAATTTACAAGAATTGCTTTATCTAAATGGAATAAAGCTCATTTTAGTGACATTAATCAAAAGGTTGATATGCTTCGACATCAACTGAATGAAATACAACAACTACCTCATTCTGCAGCTAACACCTCTAAGGCCTTTGAAGTTAATGAGGAACTCAAAAAATGGCACCGGATACAACATGACTTTCataagcagaaatcaagagataACTTCTTGAAAGATATGAATAATAACACCAA AGAAGATTTATCTAATCTCTTAACAAAGCATTTTAAGGAGATAAGTACTACTACTTCACCTGTCATTCAAGAACAGTATTATAATCTGCTGTCAACTGTAATTACAAATGAAGATAATAGACTTTTGTTAATTTCTCCTACAAATGATGAGATTTTCAAAAATTTAAAAAGCATGGACAACTGGTTAGCTCCTGTTCCAGAAGGTTTTCAAGCAGGGTTTTTTTTAAAACTCAATGGAATACAGTTGGTTCAGAG ATCTCTAAATGTTGCTCATCTTTCAAAAGAAATCAAAGGAATTAAGGCTGCTAGAAGAACTCCTCCTATTAATCATcttttatttgcagatgattgcctTATATTTACCCAAGCTAATTTAACCAGTGTGAATAATCTCAAGCAACTTCCGCATGATTTTAATTCACAATCTGGTCAAGTCATTAACTTTGACAAATCCTCCATTTTGTTTAACAACAATATGGATCATGATGTTTGTAATACTCTCAAAAACATCTTGGGGGTTAATTATATGGACAAGAATGAAAAGTATTTGGGACTCCACTTCTTATTGGAAGATCTAAA ATTATCTAGTTGGAATATCATCAATCTTGGTCAGGCTGGAAGAACAACCATGGTTAAATCTCTACTATATTCAGTTCCATTGTATCAAATGAGCACCTTTAAAAACCCAAAGAAGTTGATTAAAAAGCTTGATTCTCAACGGATAAAGTTCTGGTGGGGACATAAAGGCAAAAGAGGTACTAAATTTATTTCCTGGCAAAAGCTTTGTATCCCTAAAGATTTAGGTGGATTGGCCTTTAAAGACCTTGAGATGATGAACCATGCTCTCCTGAAAAAATTGGCTTGGGGAATTAGTAATCAAGAAGATCAATTAGTTACTCAG ATGGACTCCAAACCAACACCTAGAGATCCTTGCCATTTATCCTATAATTTGGTGAATGAACTAATTTTACCTGATTCAGCTGCTTGGAATGTTCCATTACTCAATACTTTATTTCCTTCTGAAGTTGTTGACAAAATCAAGTTAATGATCATTTCTCCTATTGAAAAAGATGTTGTTAGGTGGAAACCTACTAAGGATGGGATCTTCACAGTAAATAGTGCTTATAACAATCTAGTTGAACACATAGTTAACAGGCAGGCAGCTCTGAGCACTGTGCCAAAAAATACTTGGAAGGATCTATGGAAGATGAAACTGCCCCACACGATAAAGTTGTTTATCTGGAAATGCTAA